A section of the Polynucleobacter sp. AP-Sving-400A-A2 genome encodes:
- a CDS encoding phosphonate ABC transporter ATP-binding protein translates to MGFSLQRLSFEHSNGTPALSQVSLEAQAGECIAVIGPSGSGKTTFLNILATALKPSLGTAEVLGESPWKLSKSSLRRLRSTIGLVHQAPPIPLRQRVITAILAGRLGQWPLWKSILSLIYPVDIAGPQSCLERLDLTDKLFDHCDCLSGGQLQRVGVARVMYQAPQLILADEPVSAMDPVLSDLTISVLIDEAKKRNATLVASLHAVDIALRWFPRIIGIRDGQIIFDLPSSEVSEQILRELYASELGGLPIQASSTVS, encoded by the coding sequence GTGGGATTTTCCTTACAGCGGCTGAGCTTTGAGCACAGCAACGGAACGCCAGCACTCAGTCAAGTTTCATTGGAGGCTCAGGCTGGCGAGTGCATCGCCGTGATTGGCCCATCAGGCTCTGGCAAGACCACGTTCTTAAATATCTTAGCTACCGCTCTGAAGCCCTCGCTCGGGACCGCTGAGGTACTTGGAGAGAGTCCCTGGAAACTCTCTAAGTCATCACTCAGGCGCTTACGCTCAACAATTGGCTTAGTACATCAAGCACCCCCAATTCCACTAAGACAAAGAGTGATCACTGCCATTCTGGCTGGGCGACTGGGACAGTGGCCACTCTGGAAATCCATTCTGTCATTGATTTACCCGGTAGATATTGCGGGCCCACAATCGTGTTTGGAACGTCTAGACTTGACCGATAAGCTGTTTGATCATTGCGACTGCCTTTCTGGTGGTCAGTTACAACGGGTTGGGGTTGCCAGAGTCATGTATCAAGCACCACAGCTCATCTTGGCTGATGAACCAGTATCAGCTATGGACCCGGTTCTCTCCGACCTGACGATTAGCGTGCTGATTGACGAAGCGAAAAAGCGGAACGCCACCCTTGTCGCTAGTCTTCATGCAGTCGACATTGCCCTACGGTGGTTTCCACGCATCATTGGTATTCGGGATGGTCAAATCATTTTTGATTTACCCTCAAGCGAGGTCAGCGAACAAATCTTAAGAGAGTTGTATGCATCAGAGCTTGGAGGACTTCCAATTCAAGCCAGTAGCACTGTCTCATAA
- a CDS encoding ABC transporter permease: MQTSTISRDPATPYRFMGLLLAIAILWPMLQLAQFEPTLLVDPKNIQVMGDFLVQFFPPNIEATFLSFVLKATVETLAMATAGIALAMVIAVPLGLIISYSLSISRIGPTSDHQFAQAIRFLARSLMLVLRGIPEIVWALLLVRVFGLGAIAGVLAIAITYGGMLAKVYSEILESGNTLPARALILSGSSRTEAFLYGLLPGSAQELASYTVYRWECAVRASVVMGFVGAGGLGQLMDQSMKMLNGGEVSTILVVFLGLVLLADYISLIIRKQLA; the protein is encoded by the coding sequence ATGCAAACATCTACTATCTCTAGAGATCCCGCAACACCCTATCGCTTCATGGGCTTGCTACTTGCCATCGCCATTCTTTGGCCCATGCTGCAACTCGCTCAATTTGAGCCCACACTTTTAGTCGACCCAAAGAATATTCAAGTCATGGGTGACTTTTTAGTACAGTTTTTTCCACCCAATATTGAAGCAACATTTTTATCGTTTGTACTTAAAGCTACCGTAGAGACTTTAGCTATGGCTACCGCCGGAATTGCTTTGGCGATGGTGATTGCAGTACCGCTCGGTCTCATCATTTCTTATAGCCTCTCGATTTCACGAATTGGCCCCACATCTGATCATCAGTTTGCCCAAGCTATTCGGTTTCTGGCGCGCTCCCTCATGCTGGTACTGCGCGGCATTCCAGAGATTGTGTGGGCCCTCTTATTAGTCAGGGTATTTGGCCTAGGTGCTATTGCAGGTGTTTTAGCTATCGCAATTACCTATGGCGGCATGCTCGCCAAAGTCTATTCAGAAATTTTAGAGTCTGGCAATACGCTACCTGCTCGCGCCCTCATCTTATCTGGCAGTAGTCGTACAGAGGCATTTTTATATGGCTTACTGCCAGGCTCAGCGCAAGAGCTTGCGTCTTATACAGTCTATCGCTGGGAGTGTGCTGTGCGAGCCTCTGTGGTGATGGGTTTTGTCGGTGCGGGCGGATTAGGTCAGCTGATGGATCAGTCCATGAAAATGCTCAATGGTGGAGAAGTCTCAACCATCCTGGTGGTTTTTTTGGGTCTCGTATTGCTAGCTGACTACATCAGTTTGATCATTCGGAAGCAGTTGGCATGA
- a CDS encoding PAS domain S-box protein, protein MSVDLDFKALVTQLGEAVIISDRDENILFWNASAERIFGFSADEALGKTLSIITPERFRERHSKGYFHTIQTGQTKYGHTLLRVPAVHKDGHSISIAFSVSMLFDEQKQAIAIAAIIRDETERFQEERQLKARLAAYDSSD, encoded by the coding sequence ATGTCAGTCGACTTAGATTTCAAAGCGCTCGTCACACAACTGGGTGAGGCAGTCATTATTTCTGATCGAGATGAAAATATCTTATTTTGGAATGCATCTGCTGAGCGGATTTTTGGGTTCAGTGCAGATGAAGCTCTAGGTAAAACACTCAGCATCATCACGCCTGAGCGCTTTAGAGAGCGTCACTCGAAAGGCTACTTTCACACCATTCAAACCGGACAAACGAAGTATGGACATACTTTACTGAGAGTTCCTGCAGTTCATAAAGATGGACACTCTATTTCAATTGCATTCTCGGTAAGTATGTTGTTTGATGAGCAAAAGCAAGCTATTGCAATAGCCGCAATCATTCGCGATGAGACTGAGCGGTTTCAGGAGGAGCGCCAATTAAAGGCAAGGCTAGCAGCTTATGATAGCAGTGATTAA
- the phnE gene encoding phosphonate ABC transporter, permease protein PhnE, whose amino-acid sequence MSTPMNIQPARQFCLKCLLTLLIIFGLTIASFAYLSLNPADLFTLEALRNMAQFIRRFFPPDLSADFLEKIWQGTLQTLAISALATLIAATLSLGLSLPVSGRFGPTAKGLTRFICNFLRSVPELVWAALMVLAVGLGPFAGTLALTLHTTGVLGRLFGESLENHPATPSNALMLSGSGRVTSFLYGTLPGIAPQLLSYSLYRWEMNIRMATILGFVGAGGLGQMLYYELSLLREAQASTVIMAMLLLVVFVDMVSNKLRRIQMHNQG is encoded by the coding sequence ATGAGCACCCCAATGAATATTCAACCTGCTCGTCAATTTTGTCTTAAGTGCCTCTTAACGCTCTTAATCATATTTGGATTGACGATTGCTAGCTTTGCTTACCTTTCGCTCAACCCAGCCGATCTCTTCACACTTGAAGCATTGCGTAATATGGCGCAGTTTATTAGGCGATTTTTTCCGCCTGATCTCAGCGCGGATTTCTTAGAAAAAATTTGGCAAGGTACTTTACAAACACTCGCAATTTCTGCTCTAGCAACCCTCATTGCAGCCACCTTAAGTCTCGGACTTTCACTTCCGGTGTCAGGCAGATTTGGTCCAACTGCAAAAGGACTCACACGCTTTATTTGCAACTTCTTACGATCTGTCCCCGAATTAGTTTGGGCGGCTCTCATGGTGCTGGCTGTTGGCCTTGGGCCATTTGCAGGAACTTTAGCTTTAACGCTACATACCACCGGGGTTTTAGGAAGACTATTTGGCGAAAGCTTAGAAAATCATCCCGCGACCCCTAGTAACGCTCTCATGCTCAGCGGCTCAGGGAGAGTGACTAGCTTTTTATATGGCACACTCCCCGGAATCGCCCCTCAATTACTTTCATACAGCCTGTATCGCTGGGAAATGAATATCCGCATGGCAACGATATTGGGCTTTGTGGGTGCAGGCGGATTGGGGCAGATGCTGTATTACGAACTCTCCTTGCTCCGAGAGGCACAAGCATCCACCGTCATCATGGCAATGCTGCTCTTAGTTGTCTTCGTGGATATGGTTAGCAATAAACTACGTCGTATTCAGATGCACAACCAGGGCTAA
- a CDS encoding LysR substrate-binding domain-containing protein, which translates to MTLTELRYIVAVARERHFGRAADACFVSQPTLSVAIRKLEEELNTQIFERTNTEVAMTSLGALIVDQAQRVLEEANSLKHLAKHGQDPLSGPLRLGAIYTIAPYLLPSLVRVARERLPQAPLFLEENFTVRLLEVLRQGALDCIVIADPFASTGLNQIDLYDEPFLVAVPKGHPWENRPSIPHRELKEQNTLLLGTGHCFRDHVLGVCPELNRLGSGTTIGEQRSFEGSSLETIRQMVASGIGISVLPRTSASDNAFSDQLIRYIPFEDPIPTRRVCLVWRKNFPRAAAMNELAEVIRQCALPGVHYL; encoded by the coding sequence ATGACTCTTACTGAACTTCGCTATATCGTCGCAGTTGCACGTGAACGCCACTTTGGAAGAGCAGCGGATGCTTGCTTTGTATCTCAGCCTACCTTATCGGTAGCCATCAGAAAGCTAGAGGAAGAACTCAATACGCAAATTTTTGAGCGTACCAATACCGAGGTTGCGATGACTAGCCTAGGGGCGCTGATTGTGGATCAAGCCCAAAGAGTACTTGAGGAGGCTAATTCCTTAAAGCACTTAGCAAAGCACGGCCAAGATCCCCTATCTGGCCCACTTAGGCTAGGTGCGATCTACACCATTGCACCTTACTTATTACCCAGCTTAGTGCGGGTTGCACGAGAACGTCTGCCACAGGCTCCTTTATTTTTAGAGGAAAACTTTACCGTTCGACTGCTGGAAGTCTTGCGTCAAGGGGCCTTAGATTGCATAGTGATTGCAGACCCTTTCGCAAGCACAGGACTTAATCAAATTGATTTGTATGACGAACCTTTTTTAGTGGCGGTACCTAAAGGTCATCCTTGGGAAAATAGGCCATCGATTCCGCATCGGGAGCTGAAAGAGCAAAATACTTTGCTATTAGGTACTGGGCACTGTTTTCGAGACCACGTACTTGGTGTCTGCCCAGAACTAAATCGCCTAGGTTCTGGAACCACGATTGGAGAGCAGCGCAGCTTTGAGGGCTCATCCCTAGAAACTATTCGACAGATGGTAGCTAGTGGCATCGGCATTTCAGTACTGCCGAGAACATCCGCTTCTGATAATGCATTTTCTGATCAGCTTATTCGCTATATTCCATTTGAGGACCCTATTCCTACCAGACGAGTTTGCCTCGTCTGGCGGAAAAATTTCCCACGCGCTGCTGCAATGAATGAATTAGCTGAAGTCATTCGTCAATGCGCCTTACCAGGCGTTCACTACCTTTAA
- the egtD gene encoding L-histidine N(alpha)-methyltransferase, with the protein MKHTLAQELLVSLTANTPSISPKFFYDDVGSHLFDVITLLEEYYPTRTEKWIMDTYRHEIADAVAHCDVLVDLGAGNCAKGSQLFNSIAPKQYRALDISKKYLEAAVADLQKQFPQIKMSAHAIDLSLPLAFPELQALRKVFFYPGSSIGNFDPEKADQFFMNLAHECHGNGGLLIGVDLVKDTETLRLAYNDSLGVTAAFNLNSLLNVNRLVGSNFELQDWEHYAFYNASQSRIEMHLRARSDVQVILPGNGSEDHLISFKAGDLIHTENSYKYTQENFVEKLRHTGFTEIHCWTDPNQHFLVCFANS; encoded by the coding sequence ATGAAACACACACTGGCTCAAGAATTACTAGTTAGCCTTACTGCAAATACACCATCAATATCGCCAAAGTTTTTTTATGATGATGTCGGCTCACATCTTTTTGATGTGATTACGCTTCTCGAGGAATACTATCCAACTCGTACAGAGAAATGGATTATGGATACCTATCGGCATGAGATTGCTGATGCAGTTGCACATTGTGACGTTTTAGTAGATCTAGGCGCCGGTAATTGCGCTAAAGGCAGTCAACTTTTTAATAGTATTGCGCCAAAACAATATAGAGCACTCGATATTTCAAAAAAATATTTAGAAGCCGCTGTTGCCGATCTACAAAAGCAGTTTCCTCAAATTAAGATGTCAGCCCACGCTATTGATCTGAGCTTGCCGCTAGCCTTTCCTGAGCTACAAGCACTTCGCAAAGTATTTTTCTACCCAGGCTCCTCAATCGGTAACTTTGATCCCGAAAAAGCGGATCAGTTTTTTATGAATCTTGCCCACGAATGTCATGGGAATGGCGGACTCTTAATTGGCGTCGATCTAGTCAAAGATACTGAAACCCTGCGCCTCGCTTACAACGATTCCCTGGGAGTCACTGCCGCATTTAATTTAAATTCCCTGCTCAATGTCAATCGACTCGTAGGCAGCAATTTTGAACTTCAGGATTGGGAGCACTATGCTTTTTATAACGCCTCCCAGTCCCGTATTGAGATGCATCTGCGAGCACGCTCTGATGTGCAAGTCATTCTGCCCGGCAATGGAAGCGAAGATCACCTTATCTCTTTTAAGGCAGGAGATTTAATTCATACTGAGAATAGCTACAAATACACTCAAGAAAATTTTGTAGAAAAACTTCGTCACACTGGATTCACTGAGATCCACTGCTGGACCGATCCAAATCAGCACTTTTTAGTTTGCTTTGCAAATTCCTAA
- a CDS encoding putative selenate ABC transporter substrate-binding protein gives MNTLKHLIGALLAFGIAASASTPVLAQEVLRISAIPDEAPTELQRKFKPLGEYLSKETGMKVEFTPVTDYAAVVEALATKKIDMAWLGGFTYVQTKIRTNGTANPIIQRVEDEKFTSVFIVPADSSLKTLGELKGKTIAFGSPSSTSGHLMPRYFLMQAGINPDKDFKNIAFSGAHDATVAFVASGKADVGALNASVWVKLNEAKNPNAVKSKVLSTTPPYFDYNWTVRGDLDPVTVKKITEAFLKLDANNPNHKEIMDLQRASKYVTTKSSNYDDIEKAARSAGLIK, from the coding sequence ATGAATACACTGAAGCACCTCATTGGAGCATTGCTTGCTTTTGGCATTGCCGCTAGCGCAAGCACTCCCGTCCTAGCGCAAGAGGTGCTACGCATATCCGCAATTCCAGATGAAGCGCCAACAGAGTTACAGCGTAAGTTCAAGCCCTTGGGCGAGTATCTTTCAAAAGAAACTGGCATGAAAGTAGAGTTCACGCCGGTCACCGACTACGCTGCAGTAGTGGAGGCCTTGGCAACCAAGAAGATTGACATGGCTTGGCTAGGTGGCTTTACTTATGTACAGACCAAAATTAGAACCAATGGCACAGCCAATCCAATTATTCAACGAGTCGAAGATGAGAAATTCACAAGTGTTTTCATTGTTCCAGCGGATAGTTCATTAAAAACATTAGGCGAACTCAAGGGCAAGACCATTGCATTTGGCTCACCGTCCTCAACGTCAGGACACCTTATGCCGCGCTATTTCTTAATGCAAGCTGGCATCAACCCAGATAAGGATTTTAAAAATATTGCTTTTTCTGGTGCACATGATGCGACAGTCGCTTTTGTGGCCAGTGGTAAGGCAGATGTTGGCGCGCTCAATGCCTCAGTTTGGGTAAAGCTCAATGAAGCAAAAAATCCGAATGCAGTGAAGTCAAAAGTACTCTCTACAACACCGCCTTACTTTGATTACAACTGGACTGTTCGCGGAGATCTCGACCCAGTAACAGTAAAGAAAATCACTGAGGCATTTTTAAAGTTAGATGCTAACAATCCGAACCATAAAGAAATCATGGATCTTCAGCGTGCCAGTAAATATGTCACCACTAAATCATCGAACTACGATGACATCGAAAAAGCAGCTCGCTCTGCTGGGTTGATTAAGTAG
- a CDS encoding glycine betaine ABC transporter substrate-binding protein: MERNTVVGSKRFTESYVLGELVNQTLRDAGVQATHRQGLGNTAIVAQALTTGQIDVYPEYTGTILREILKRPETQASLSELNAWLKPKGLKVAIPLGFNNTYALAMREEQARALGVKRISDVANLSTAQQASLRIALSPEFKTRADGWSALVKNYGLTIQPTKVLEHGLAYDALARGDADIVDAYSTDAAIALKDLVLLEDDRKAFPRYDAVLLMRSDFDEKSLQSLEGKLDEATMAKLNGLAESGMSFEKVVNVFLKTSTNDQQSPTQLSRFFKLLLGPDFFTALRDHVLLVAISSTMALLVGILLGILAYRRPRYAAWILGATGILQTIPSLALLTILIALLDQIGAVPAVLALFLYGLLPIVNATHISLIEVPSNLKEAALALGCNEWQLLISIELPFARPVIMTGLASATVIGVGTCTLAALVGAGGFGDRIVAGLAVNDHALMLAGAIPAAMLALLAQIILTPKRRLKNI; this comes from the coding sequence ATGGAAAGAAATACCGTAGTTGGCTCGAAGCGTTTTACAGAAAGCTACGTACTCGGGGAACTGGTTAATCAAACATTACGGGATGCTGGCGTGCAAGCCACCCATCGACAAGGGCTTGGTAATACTGCGATTGTTGCTCAAGCACTGACAACGGGTCAGATTGATGTTTACCCAGAATACACCGGCACCATTCTGCGAGAAATCCTAAAACGCCCAGAAACACAAGCATCACTGAGTGAGCTCAATGCCTGGCTTAAGCCTAAGGGCCTAAAAGTAGCGATACCACTTGGGTTCAACAACACCTATGCACTTGCTATGAGAGAAGAGCAAGCGAGAGCATTAGGGGTGAAGCGTATTAGTGATGTTGCAAACCTAAGCACTGCCCAGCAAGCTTCTTTGCGAATCGCCTTATCTCCAGAATTTAAGACGCGGGCTGATGGGTGGTCAGCACTTGTTAAAAATTATGGTTTAACAATACAGCCAACGAAAGTGTTAGAGCATGGCTTAGCCTACGATGCTTTGGCACGAGGCGATGCCGATATTGTGGACGCCTACTCCACTGATGCAGCGATTGCCCTAAAAGATCTGGTTCTATTGGAAGATGATAGGAAGGCATTTCCACGCTACGATGCCGTTCTGTTAATGCGCTCTGATTTTGATGAAAAATCCTTACAAAGCTTAGAGGGAAAATTAGATGAAGCCACTATGGCCAAGCTCAATGGACTAGCTGAGTCAGGCATGAGTTTTGAAAAAGTGGTGAATGTATTTTTAAAGACAAGTACAAACGATCAACAAAGCCCTACCCAGCTCTCTAGGTTTTTTAAGTTACTCCTTGGTCCAGATTTTTTTACCGCCCTACGTGATCATGTTCTGCTGGTAGCGATCTCCTCAACCATGGCCCTGCTCGTCGGAATCCTTTTAGGCATTCTGGCATACCGACGACCCCGATATGCAGCTTGGATTTTAGGTGCTACCGGTATTTTGCAGACCATCCCTTCACTTGCACTGCTGACGATATTGATTGCTCTACTAGATCAAATAGGGGCTGTACCAGCGGTTTTAGCCTTATTTTTATATGGCCTACTGCCCATTGTGAATGCGACCCATATCAGCTTGATAGAAGTTCCATCGAATCTAAAAGAAGCAGCGCTAGCCCTTGGTTGCAATGAATGGCAATTGCTCATTTCGATCGAGCTTCCATTTGCTCGGCCCGTCATCATGACGGGTTTAGCATCGGCAACGGTAATTGGAGTTGGTACTTGCACCCTAGCGGCGCTGGTAGGTGCCGGCGGATTTGGTGATCGCATAGTAGCTGGGCTGGCCGTAAACGACCACGCACTCATGCTTGCTGGAGCTATACCAGCCGCCATGCTGGCTCTGCTTGCTCAAATCATTCTGACGCCGAAACGTAGATTAAAAAATATCTAA
- the senB gene encoding selenoneine biosynthesis selenosugar synthase SenB codes for MVTPAPQGSLHGNRITALRWQNFLEKLGYAVVVTESWSGDDATMLIALHAYRSYLSMMSFHEHYPNRPIVLVLTGTDLYRDIAVHSEVLCSMEVADQLIVLQSSALDSIPANLRYKARVIYQSVRVDIPERVMSEGFQVTVIGHLREEKDPFCIARSLPLMPLNSKISVLHLGMAMNQQMERTAKVYSETLERYQWIGEVSHIETLKALSQSRLMVISSRMEGGAHVVSEAIALGVPVIASDIPGNRGLLGDDYLGYYPVGNETALANLLSRAETMPDFYSALKKQIDTRKDLVSPSREMQSIQELMIQLLKD; via the coding sequence ATCGTCACGCCGGCACCGCAAGGTAGCCTGCACGGAAACCGAATCACTGCATTGCGCTGGCAGAATTTCTTGGAGAAACTCGGCTATGCCGTTGTAGTTACTGAATCCTGGTCAGGTGACGATGCTACTATGCTGATAGCGCTGCATGCCTATCGAAGCTATTTATCCATGATGTCGTTCCATGAGCATTACCCTAATCGGCCTATTGTCTTGGTTTTGACGGGTACCGATTTATACCGAGATATAGCGGTGCATAGTGAGGTGCTGTGCTCAATGGAAGTGGCAGACCAGCTGATCGTCTTGCAGTCCTCAGCCTTAGATTCAATTCCAGCGAATCTGCGATATAAAGCACGAGTGATTTATCAATCGGTTCGGGTTGATATCCCCGAAAGAGTCATGAGTGAGGGTTTTCAGGTAACCGTGATTGGTCATCTGCGAGAGGAGAAGGATCCTTTTTGTATCGCCCGTAGCCTCCCCTTAATGCCATTGAATTCCAAGATCAGTGTCCTGCATTTAGGTATGGCTATGAATCAGCAAATGGAGCGTACTGCTAAGGTCTATAGCGAAACTCTAGAGCGTTATCAATGGATTGGTGAGGTAAGTCATATAGAAACATTAAAGGCACTCTCTCAGAGTCGTCTGATGGTGATTTCCAGTCGGATGGAGGGTGGTGCTCATGTAGTTTCCGAGGCAATAGCGCTGGGGGTTCCAGTGATCGCTTCGGATATTCCGGGTAATCGTGGTCTGCTGGGAGATGACTATCTGGGCTACTATCCAGTCGGCAATGAGACCGCACTTGCAAACTTGTTGTCTCGTGCTGAAACCATGCCTGATTTTTACTCTGCACTAAAAAAACAGATTGATACACGAAAAGATTTAGTCAGCCCCAGCCGAGAGATGCAATCCATTCAAGAGCTAATGATTCAGTTACTGAAGGATTAA
- the selD gene encoding selenide, water dikinase SelD, producing MTTPYNGRLTSLSHGGGCGCKIAPGVLSDILKASPMRNLPAALLAGSDNNEDAAVYQINENQAIVATTDFFMPIVDDPFEFGRIAATNAISDIYAMGAQPLFALALLGMPIQVLPLEVIQQVTAGGESVCNDAGIMIAGGHSIDTVEPIYGLVAIGIVDPKKLKRNSGAQAGDSIILSKPLGVGILSAALKKEVLSDAGYKEMIALTTKLNKPGVALSQLDGVHALTDVTGFGLAGHLLEMARGSNLMAQIHWDAIPVVQEAIEHVKADIFTGASTRNWAGYGKEIQLAGNLGLWQQNVLTDPQTSGGLLISCAPEQEAEVLSILNLGGFASAQKIGQFEAGTGLSVN from the coding sequence ATGACTACACCTTATAACGGTCGCCTTACCTCTTTATCTCATGGTGGAGGCTGTGGCTGCAAGATTGCACCCGGCGTCTTAAGTGACATCCTCAAGGCATCCCCGATGCGCAATTTACCCGCTGCTTTATTAGCAGGATCTGATAACAACGAAGACGCTGCCGTTTATCAAATTAATGAAAATCAGGCGATCGTTGCGACGACGGATTTCTTTATGCCAATCGTGGATGATCCATTTGAGTTTGGCCGCATTGCTGCAACTAATGCTATTTCTGATATCTACGCAATGGGTGCTCAACCTCTTTTTGCACTGGCACTATTGGGTATGCCAATTCAAGTATTGCCTTTAGAAGTTATCCAGCAAGTGACTGCTGGTGGCGAATCGGTTTGTAATGATGCCGGCATTATGATTGCCGGTGGTCACTCGATTGATACGGTAGAGCCAATTTATGGTCTCGTTGCCATTGGAATAGTTGACCCAAAAAAATTGAAACGTAACAGTGGTGCTCAAGCAGGAGATAGCATCATCCTCAGCAAGCCGTTGGGTGTAGGCATTCTTTCTGCAGCACTCAAGAAAGAAGTTCTCTCTGATGCAGGCTATAAAGAGATGATTGCTCTCACCACTAAGCTGAACAAGCCTGGTGTTGCACTCTCCCAGCTAGATGGCGTACATGCCTTAACCGATGTCACGGGCTTTGGCTTGGCAGGGCATTTGCTAGAGATGGCAAGAGGCTCTAATTTAATGGCACAGATCCATTGGGATGCCATTCCAGTTGTGCAGGAAGCGATTGAGCACGTCAAAGCAGATATCTTTACCGGCGCATCTACACGCAATTGGGCTGGCTACGGGAAAGAAATTCAGCTCGCAGGCAACCTAGGACTTTGGCAACAAAATGTACTTACTGACCCCCAAACCAGCGGTGGCTTACTGATTTCTTGTGCACCAGAGCAAGAAGCGGAAGTCCTCTCAATCCTAAATTTAGGCGGCTTTGCTAGCGCTCAGAAAATCGGTCAGTTTGAAGCAGGCACAGGCTTATCTGTTAATTAA
- a CDS encoding SUMF1/EgtB/PvdO family nonheme iron enzyme, producing MSESLSQDYLLYAPHPPASTLAQWLDESNRITRQILSHISAADQIVPQLNILNPPLWELGHLTWFHEFWVHRDGQESKPSFMKNADYLFNSSEMAHQDRWSTPMPSLDSLLDYNHSVIERTQDLLRTPIDNKAAYFIQLAILHQDMHNEAFAYMWQTMGRSMPFTPFTSTSKFEAKAQTWIHFPESTIQAGSQQGSGFVFDNEKWAHSIDLPAFNIASTPVTNGNYLEFLQSPDNLTQSTPVALPSHWKQEGDVWLERVFNQWLPFNHESAVRHINYLDAQRFCDHHQVRLPNEHELSLLLSQNEGVWQSSNLWEWTSSTFAPFPGFSADPYVDYSQPWFDGSYQVLKGSSCFTPERLKRVAFRNFYQGQRSDHFCGFRTCLL from the coding sequence ATGTCTGAATCTTTAAGCCAGGACTACCTTCTTTATGCTCCACATCCACCTGCGTCAACCTTGGCACAGTGGCTAGACGAAAGCAACCGTATCACCCGTCAAATTCTGAGCCATATTTCGGCAGCGGATCAGATAGTTCCTCAGCTCAATATTCTCAATCCCCCACTGTGGGAATTGGGTCACCTAACCTGGTTTCATGAATTCTGGGTTCATCGCGATGGCCAAGAGAGTAAGCCATCATTCATGAAGAACGCGGATTACTTGTTTAATTCTTCAGAGATGGCGCATCAAGATCGTTGGTCCACGCCAATGCCATCCTTAGATAGCCTGCTGGATTACAACCACAGCGTCATTGAAAGAACTCAAGACTTACTACGCACACCAATTGACAATAAAGCGGCTTACTTTATCCAGCTAGCGATCCTGCACCAGGATATGCACAATGAGGCATTTGCCTATATGTGGCAGACCATGGGGCGCTCTATGCCTTTTACGCCTTTCACTAGTACGAGTAAGTTTGAAGCTAAAGCACAAACCTGGATTCATTTTCCAGAATCGACGATTCAAGCCGGCTCCCAGCAGGGCTCCGGCTTTGTTTTTGATAATGAGAAGTGGGCTCACTCTATTGACCTACCCGCATTTAATATTGCAAGTACACCGGTCACCAATGGCAACTATCTCGAGTTTTTGCAATCGCCAGATAATCTTACCCAGTCCACACCTGTAGCGCTACCCTCTCACTGGAAACAGGAAGGAGATGTTTGGCTGGAGCGAGTCTTTAATCAATGGCTACCCTTCAATCACGAATCGGCTGTTCGTCACATCAACTACTTAGATGCTCAGCGTTTTTGTGATCACCATCAAGTACGCCTACCTAACGAACATGAGCTGAGCCTGCTCCTGTCGCAAAACGAGGGGGTTTGGCAATCATCTAATTTATGGGAATGGACTAGCAGCACTTTTGCACCCTTCCCAGGATTTAGTGCCGATCCCTATGTTGACTATTCACAACCCTGGTTTGATGGCAGCTATCAGGTACTGAAGGGTAGCAGTTGTTTTACCCCCGAGCGCTTGAAAAGAGTGGCATTTCGTAACTTTTATCAAGGCCAGAGAAGTGATCATTTTTGCGGCTTTCGTACGTGTTTACTCTAA